The Aedes aegypti strain LVP_AGWG chromosome 3, AaegL5.0 Primary Assembly, whole genome shotgun sequence genome contains a region encoding:
- the LOC5572224 gene encoding trehalase isoform X3, protein MSSASEIYCHGKLLDTVQMAHIYPDSKTFVDMKMKKTPNETLSAFNDFMEQKKEAPTTAELKAWVESMFEKPGAEFEEWIPDDWIDSPRFLNNIKDLDLRGFAKNLNAVWHQLGRKMIADVGINPEQYSIIHVDHPVIVPGGRFREFYYWDSYWIVQGLLLSEMNHTTRGMLENFLSIVQRYGFIPNGGRIYYSMRSQPPLLCGMVKSYVDATNDTQFAMDAVETLEREFEFFMNNYIVEVNGHQLAAYGYKSSGPRPESYREDVISAQVFDKEEDKQDYYCELKAAAESGMDFSSRWFIKNGTNQGNLTDLKCRSIIAVELNAILYWNAKIISEFYALKNNAQKAQLYEAKAEEIKKAIDAVLWNEDEGAWLDYDLINKKHRHYFVPTNLSPLWTGCYNKDDASLPKKILAYIEKNELDKYPGGVPNTMADTNEQWDFPNVWPPMQHMLIMGLDGLNSKEAKDLAFKWAQRWVRGNFLAYNETHAMFEKYSAVELGGHGGGGEYEVQTGFGWSNGAVMDLMNKYGDRLTTGSIE, encoded by the exons CGAAATCTACTGCCATGGCAAGCTGCTCGATACGGTCCAGATGGCGCACATCTATCCCGACTCGAAGACCTTCGTCGACATGAAGATGAAGAAAACGCCGAACGAGACGTTGTCCGCGTTCAACGATTTCATGGAGCAAAAGAAGGAAGCTCCCACCACGGCCGAACTGAAGGCGTGGGTTGAGTCGATGTTCGAGAAACCGGGAGCCGAATTCGAGGAGTGGATCCCCGACGACTGGATCGATAGCCCACGTTTCCTGAACAACATCAAGGATCTGGATCTGCGAGGCTTTGCCAAAAATTTGAACGCCGTCTGGCACCAACTGGGCCGCAAGATGATTGCCGACGTTGGC ATCAATCCAGAGCAGTATTCCATCATACATGTTGACCATCCGGTAATTGTACCAGGAGGTAGATTTAGAGAATTCTATTACTGGGACTCGTACTGGATTGTGCAGGGACTGCTTCTTTCGGAAATGAACCAT ACGACCCGAGGAATGTTGGAAAACTTCCTTTCCATCGTCCAGCGGTACGGTTTCATTCCGAACGGTGGCCGTATCTACTACAGTATGCGATCACAACCTCCGCTACTGTGCGGAATGGTCAAGTCCTACGTGGATGCTACTAACGATACCCAGTTTGCCATGGACGCCGTGGAGACATTGGAGCGGGAATTCGAGTTTTTCATGAACAACTACATTGTGGAGGTGAACGGACATCAACTAGCTGCCTATGGATACAAATCGAGCGGGCCGCGGCCCGAGTCCTACCGCGAGGATGTAATCAGTGCTCAAGTGTTCGACAAGGAAGAAGACAAGCAGGATTACTATTGCGAATTGAAAGCAGCGGCTGAAAGTGGAATGGACTTTTCCAGCCGATGGTTCATCAAGAACGGAACGAATCAGGGAAATCTAACAGATCTGAAGTGCCGATCGATCATTGCCGTAGAATTAAACGCTATTCTTTACTGGAACGCGAAAATCATTTCGGAATTCTATGCACTCAAAAACAATGCCCAGAAGGCGCAGCTATACGAAGCGAAGGCAGAAGAAATCAAGAAAGCCATTGACGCAGTACTGTGGAACGAAGACGAAGGAGCCTGGTTGGACTACGATCTGATCAACAAGAAACACCGGCACTACTTCGTACCCACCAATCTGTCGCCTCTCTGGACGGGATGTTACAATAAGGATGATGCTAGCCTACCGAAGAAGATATTGGCCTACATTGAGAAGAATGAGCTGGACAAATATCCGGGAGGAGTGCCGAACACGATGGCCGATACCAACGAACAGTGGGACTTCCCGAACGTTTGGCCACCGATGCAGCACATGCTGATCATGGGCCTGGATGGACTGAACAGTAAGGAAGCGAAAGATTTAGCTTTTAAGTGGGCCCAGCGGTGGGTGCGTGGAAATTTCCTGGCGTACAACGAAACGCACGCCATGTTCGAGAAG